The Methanomassiliicoccales archaeon genomic interval CGAGCCGAAGAAGGCGAATTCGAACGAACTGCAAAGAACTATAGATTGGAAACAAGGATTGATGATCGCTGTTGGAGTGCCATTGCTGATATTGCCATCGATTGGCTATACCGCATCGTATCTATGGGCGGCTGCGATAATACTCTGGGTCGCATCTGTTTTACAAGGGTTCATGCAGAATATTGCCTATGGAGAAATGGCGACGGCATTCCCCAAAGCTTCAGGGTTGCCTGGTTTTGCTCAGGCTGTATTCAGAACTAAAAACAACGTAAACAAATATGATAAAGGGAAGTTGATTGGTGGATTCAGCGCCTGGGGGTATTGGTTCGCATGGAATCCGGTATTGGCGATTTTTTCATTGACGATCGCCAGCTATCTGCAAGGCATGATTCCGGCTTTGGCTGGGTATGATTTCGTATCTTTGGCCTTAGTTTGTGGCGCATTAATATTCGTGGCCCTAATTCTTATAAATATAAGAGGACTGGCCAACGGTGCAAGGATTGGATTAATTCTAGCAGTTGTCTCCCTTATTCCGTTGATTGTGATATCGATTGCGCCATTTGTCACTGGTGATTTTAACGCTTCGAATATCACTAATAACCTAGTGCCTACTGGATGGACATGGGATTGGCAGCATATACTGATAATCTTTGGTCTATTCGCCATCGCTCAATGGAGTGCGTGCGCCTGGGAAACTGCAGCTATATATGGACCACAATACAAGAAACCAGGGTCGGATGTTCCCAAAGCCTTATTCTCCTGTGGGATAATTTGTCTCATTATCTTTGCACTAGTTCAGACATCTGTGACTGGCACATTGGGAATTGATGGCATTCTTGCAGAACCGGTCTCGCCCTTAGTACCGATGGCTGAAATGAGTTTCGGCTCGCTCGGTTCATCTGTCATGATTGTCATGCTCGTAGCTGCCATGATCTTGATAATTCAGACGG includes:
- a CDS encoding APC family permease, coding for MVDGQEGGGGSTETEPKKANSNELQRTIDWKQGLMIAVGVPLLILPSIGYTASYLWAAAIILWVASVLQGFMQNIAYGEMATAFPKASGLPGFAQAVFRTKNNVNKYDKGKLIGGFSAWGYWFAWNPVLAIFSLTIASYLQGMIPALAGYDFVSLALVCGALIFVALILINIRGLANGARIGLILAVVSLIPLIVISIAPFVTGDFNASNITNNLVPTGWTWDWQHILIIFGLFAIAQWSACAWETAAIYGPQYKKPGSDVPKALFSCGIICLIIFALVQTSVTGTLGIDGILAEPVSPLVPMAEMSFGSLGSSVMIVMLVAAMILIIQTAFLGSATSMHSMASEGNLPRFFSKLNSSGVPVRAMLVIALFNMALISLKTPTAILAASAIGYTCANGISLFAYVKAKRDPELRKLDRPFKAPRGWTYVALAFGLFNIPLCLIGVMYLNSLESGITAIIVGVIVLAAYLPIWFWTQHENTKNHEKEVKVEQPEALN